Proteins found in one Maridesulfovibrio sp. genomic segment:
- a CDS encoding AMIN domain-containing protein, giving the protein MLTVFYRRFYILLFLIWIGAVGSLFVLSVWGDFDAFIRDFNLQTARMENGTDSEMNSTGDFIRAAEEDGTAIRREVVHDVHKVEQDVQHFFGDNTTAKAGADPIKKEIQEDLAAKSTPKQPKERGAVETVGVLDKLEFTHEDGQFLARLQTSREVGRVTYFWLYNPSKLVVDLRGKWRYSVHRLTDFNSGFVGQVVLGRHADRLRLVFNFRDRDAKKSPAPKLIRTPQGLDVVVASPPEASPEK; this is encoded by the coding sequence GTGCTGACTGTTTTTTACAGAAGATTTTACATCCTGCTCTTTTTGATCTGGATCGGGGCCGTGGGGTCTCTTTTTGTCCTTTCTGTATGGGGAGACTTCGATGCCTTCATTCGCGATTTTAATTTGCAGACTGCCCGCATGGAAAACGGCACAGACTCGGAAATGAACAGCACCGGGGATTTTATTCGCGCGGCAGAGGAAGATGGTACGGCAATCCGCAGGGAAGTTGTGCATGATGTCCATAAAGTAGAGCAGGATGTTCAGCATTTTTTTGGAGACAACACGACAGCGAAAGCCGGAGCAGATCCTATTAAAAAGGAAATTCAAGAGGATCTTGCGGCCAAAAGCACACCGAAGCAGCCTAAGGAGAGAGGCGCGGTAGAAACGGTCGGCGTATTGGATAAGCTGGAATTCACCCATGAGGACGGGCAGTTTCTGGCCCGTCTGCAAACTTCCCGTGAAGTGGGGCGGGTAACATATTTCTGGCTTTATAACCCATCAAAACTGGTGGTGGATCTGCGCGGTAAATGGCGTTACTCAGTTCATCGGCTAACAGATTTCAACTCGGGATTTGTGGGGCAGGTTGTGCTGGGCAGACATGCTGACCGGTTGAGGCTTGTCTTTAACTTCCGTGATCGGGACGCGAAAAAAAGTCCTGCCCCGAAATTGATCCGTACTCCGCAGGGGCTTGATGTTGTGGTTGCAAGCCCGCCTGAGGCTTCTCCCGAAAAGTAG
- a CDS encoding type VI secretion protein IcmF/TssM N-terminal domain-containing protein — MKKFLLNLLKIILVVLFFVLAAVGSYALVNYMNWPWWAGACLFGGLIGLIAAFFFVRKWMLRRREKKFVKRIVDQDDSAIAAAPLHERSRLQELQTRWTEAVSLLRNSELRRHGNPLYALPWYMILGESDSGKSTAVASSRLTSILSDVGPTPGVSATRNCDWWFFEEAVILDTAGRYAIPLDESRDKEEWEKFLTLLVKYRKREPLNGLIVTLPADRLQSGDEDSLHEYGRSLRKRINELMRVLGVRFPVYVLLTKMDLVFGLKGLSEVLTTEARSQAMGVINESGLSDPEEFVDSAVTGVVERLRELRVSLLDRDNRFDPAFLLFSEELERLRPRIRAFANGVFEENPYQEQPLFRGIHFSSGEQSGEQNSEFLDSLPSLQNVEKKLPGTRHGLFLHDFFSKVLPRDRNLFTPILEFLKWKLLTRNLGMLVWLLMLFFICGMFSMSFLGNRRALDDLFTAFPKPPEFSKKIDERVVEMEEFRRKIIHLKELNSDWWVPRLGLDVSLEAEGKVEQLYADKFESVLLKPVDDELTRSIEGLHPGSPEQVISDFVKLLGWRIDLLDNRLEGGGEKPLASYELPSGQAMSTAVDDFDPDLMKYYASTYSAYLDWDRNTEALKEQRLLLQARLGKVFSLKGADFKWLVEWVDSNPEAESVTLRDFWGGPLLHFENEAHVSPAYTVKGHEMLTDFLGELRRSMPDNSDFAQREKDFWNWYAEQFYREWFSFSEYFAEGERQLLTKDDYINTAHVMANPDNPYFKLLVRMKKEFSSIKDLGTQPDWVEDIFNFNIVLTQYKALKAKGVEESSQKAQDSLRKIIAELGGKMAENIEERIESAKQLDEYMQVLGDMAGFTTSQETAFKSAAALYPATGNVSGGGGDEGKSAKGAVKNNPVDAATNAMAVLRTRMGVGGQGTHTFWNLVAGPLEFMVHVITMEASCELQQLWEGKVLAETAHVPADKLRATLFGKSGVVKKFTSGSAAPFLNRGVKGWHSRQWLGIPFPFREDFFVFLNDGEQGAQEIQPEYKVGLSTIPTSVNSNATEEPYATILSLECGSGKQELVNYNYSEKMDFKWKPEECGTTTLTIRFPGIDLVKTYEGKLGFAKFLSEFRNGQLNFAPKDFPDQEKGLQGLGVSSVKVGYNFTGAGPVIKVLQIKPLNLPNFITDCWQH, encoded by the coding sequence ATGAAAAAATTTCTACTGAATCTGCTCAAGATCATTCTTGTCGTTCTTTTTTTCGTGCTGGCGGCAGTGGGTTCTTACGCCCTTGTTAATTACATGAACTGGCCGTGGTGGGCCGGGGCCTGCTTATTTGGCGGGCTGATCGGGTTGATCGCCGCCTTTTTCTTTGTCCGTAAATGGATGTTGCGCAGACGGGAAAAGAAGTTCGTTAAACGTATCGTCGATCAGGATGATTCCGCCATTGCCGCCGCTCCGCTTCATGAACGTTCACGCTTGCAGGAGTTGCAGACCCGCTGGACAGAAGCCGTAAGCCTGCTTCGCAATTCGGAACTGCGCAGGCATGGCAATCCTTTGTACGCCCTGCCGTGGTATATGATCCTCGGTGAATCTGATTCCGGTAAGAGTACCGCGGTAGCCAGCAGCAGATTGACCTCAATCCTTTCTGACGTGGGACCAACGCCGGGAGTCTCCGCTACCCGAAATTGCGACTGGTGGTTTTTTGAAGAAGCGGTAATCCTCGATACCGCCGGACGCTACGCCATTCCGCTCGATGAATCCCGCGATAAAGAGGAGTGGGAAAAATTCCTGACCCTGCTCGTTAAATACCGCAAACGTGAACCGCTAAACGGTTTGATTGTAACCCTGCCTGCCGATCGCCTGCAGTCCGGTGATGAAGACAGTCTGCATGAATACGGGCGCAGCCTGCGTAAGCGTATTAATGAACTTATGCGTGTGCTGGGGGTCCGGTTTCCGGTTTATGTTCTGCTCACTAAAATGGATCTTGTCTTCGGTCTTAAGGGGCTTTCCGAGGTACTGACCACCGAAGCCCGTTCTCAGGCCATGGGCGTGATCAATGAGTCCGGTCTTTCCGATCCTGAAGAATTTGTGGACAGTGCCGTGACCGGAGTTGTTGAGCGGCTCAGGGAGCTTCGGGTCAGCCTGCTGGACCGGGATAACCGTTTTGATCCCGCTTTTTTGCTTTTTTCTGAAGAACTGGAACGCCTGCGTCCCCGCATCCGCGCCTTTGCAAATGGCGTATTTGAGGAAAATCCATATCAGGAACAACCTCTTTTCCGGGGTATTCATTTTTCCAGCGGAGAACAGAGCGGGGAGCAGAATTCAGAATTTTTAGATAGTCTGCCTTCTTTACAAAATGTGGAAAAGAAACTTCCCGGAACCAGACATGGGTTGTTTCTGCACGATTTTTTTTCAAAGGTTTTACCTCGTGACCGCAATTTGTTTACCCCCATCCTTGAATTTTTAAAGTGGAAGCTTCTGACCCGCAATTTAGGCATGCTGGTCTGGTTGCTGATGCTTTTCTTTATCTGCGGGATGTTCAGCATGTCTTTCCTCGGCAACCGCAGGGCCCTCGATGATCTGTTTACGGCCTTTCCGAAGCCACCTGAATTCTCGAAAAAAATTGATGAACGGGTTGTGGAAATGGAGGAGTTTCGCCGGAAGATTATCCATCTTAAAGAGCTTAATTCTGATTGGTGGGTTCCGCGCTTGGGGCTTGATGTCAGTCTTGAGGCTGAAGGTAAAGTTGAGCAGCTCTATGCTGATAAATTTGAAAGTGTACTGCTCAAACCGGTTGATGATGAATTGACCCGAAGCATTGAAGGACTGCATCCGGGTTCCCCGGAACAGGTTATCAGTGATTTTGTTAAGCTGCTGGGCTGGCGCATCGATCTGCTTGATAATCGTCTTGAAGGCGGGGGAGAAAAACCGCTGGCTTCTTATGAACTGCCTTCCGGCCAAGCCATGTCCACGGCTGTGGATGATTTTGATCCTGACCTTATGAAATATTACGCCAGCACTTATTCGGCGTATCTTGATTGGGACCGGAATACGGAAGCTTTAAAAGAGCAGCGGTTACTGCTGCAGGCCCGACTGGGCAAGGTATTCAGCCTTAAGGGTGCGGATTTTAAATGGCTGGTCGAATGGGTGGATTCTAATCCCGAGGCAGAGTCGGTAACCCTGCGTGATTTCTGGGGCGGACCGCTTTTGCATTTTGAAAATGAAGCTCATGTTTCACCCGCTTATACTGTTAAGGGACATGAAATGCTTACGGATTTTCTTGGGGAGCTGCGCCGTTCCATGCCGGACAATTCTGATTTTGCTCAGCGCGAAAAAGACTTCTGGAATTGGTACGCGGAGCAGTTCTACCGGGAATGGTTTTCCTTCTCTGAATATTTTGCAGAGGGCGAGCGCCAACTGCTGACCAAGGATGACTATATCAACACAGCCCATGTGATGGCTAACCCGGATAATCCTTACTTCAAGCTTTTGGTCAGGATGAAGAAAGAATTTTCGTCCATCAAAGATCTCGGGACTCAACCTGATTGGGTAGAGGATATTTTTAATTTTAATATTGTTTTGACTCAGTATAAAGCCCTGAAGGCTAAAGGAGTAGAAGAATCGTCCCAGAAGGCACAGGACTCACTGCGTAAGATAATAGCCGAACTTGGCGGTAAGATGGCGGAAAATATCGAAGAACGTATCGAAAGCGCCAAGCAGCTTGATGAATATATGCAGGTGCTGGGTGATATGGCCGGGTTTACCACCAGTCAGGAAACGGCCTTTAAGAGTGCGGCCGCCCTTTATCCCGCAACTGGAAATGTTTCCGGCGGTGGCGGCGATGAGGGCAAGTCGGCCAAGGGAGCCGTTAAGAATAATCCCGTGGATGCAGCAACCAATGCTATGGCCGTTTTACGGACCCGTATGGGAGTGGGTGGGCAGGGGACGCATACGTTCTGGAATCTTGTGGCCGGCCCGCTTGAATTCATGGTTCATGTTATCACCATGGAAGCTTCCTGCGAACTTCAGCAGCTCTGGGAAGGCAAGGTTCTGGCTGAAACAGCCCATGTTCCTGCTGATAAATTGCGGGCAACCCTTTTCGGCAAGAGCGGAGTGGTAAAAAAGTTTACTTCCGGCAGTGCGGCTCCTTTCCTTAACCGGGGAGTCAAAGGCTGGCATAGCCGCCAGTGGCTCGGAATTCCTTTTCCTTTTCGGGAGGATTTTTTTGTATTCTTAAATGACGGGGAGCAGGGCGCACAGGAAATCCAGCCGGAATATAAGGTCGGCCTATCCACAATTCCAACTTCCGTGAACAGCAATGCCACGGAAGAACCGTATGCCACCATTCTTTCGCTTGAGTGCGGCAGCGGAAAACAGGAACTGGTCAATTACAACTATTCAGAAAAGATGGATTTTAAGTGGAAGCCGGAAGAGTGCGGAACAACCACCCTGACCATCCGTTTCCCCGGAATCGACTTAGTTAAAACCTATGAAGGTAAACTGGGTTTTGCGAAATTCCTGTCTGAATTCCGCAACGGGCAGCTCAATTTTGCTCCGAAGGATTTCCCGGATCAGGAAAAGGGATTGCAGGGACTTGGCGTAAGCAGTGTTAAAGTCGGCTATAATTTTACCGGGGCAGGTCCGGTTATAAAGGTTTTACAGATCAAGCCCTTGAATCTTCCTAATTTTATAACCGATTGCTGGCAGCATTAA
- a CDS encoding DotU family type IV/VI secretion system protein, which translates to MHLSDCFLELFTYIRLLTGSAEMVGVDYSLVREDVEKLISRMDDRSDSIDIAEDLYNHARFAVFAWVDEAVLVSKWSGVREWLKHPLQRQYYATANAGEEFFERLDKLLNRNKGPVDQSIFADMEKKDEFSGGNGDGLAEVLEVYALCLSLGYTGKYFSNGEERLKELRRECVARIPGSIGDNGGPAFPQSYGTGEAAPRKCCYGRVFDPLSLIFFILPVLVTGGIYVAYMVLLEHSLKLWLG; encoded by the coding sequence ATGCATCTATCCGACTGTTTTCTCGAACTTTTCACTTACATCAGACTCCTGACCGGATCGGCAGAGATGGTCGGAGTGGATTACTCCTTGGTGCGTGAAGATGTTGAGAAGCTTATCAGTCGCATGGATGACCGCAGTGATTCTATCGATATTGCGGAGGATTTATACAACCACGCGCGTTTTGCCGTATTTGCATGGGTCGACGAAGCTGTACTCGTTTCAAAATGGAGCGGGGTCCGTGAGTGGCTCAAGCATCCGTTGCAGCGGCAATATTATGCCACGGCCAATGCGGGTGAGGAATTTTTTGAACGGCTCGATAAACTGCTCAATCGCAATAAGGGGCCGGTTGATCAAAGTATTTTCGCGGATATGGAAAAAAAAGATGAATTTTCCGGCGGCAATGGTGATGGATTGGCCGAGGTTCTGGAAGTCTACGCCCTTTGTCTTTCCCTGGGGTATACCGGTAAATATTTCAGCAACGGGGAAGAAAGGCTGAAGGAGTTGCGCCGTGAATGCGTGGCCCGTATCCCCGGCAGCATCGGCGATAATGGCGGCCCTGCGTTCCCGCAATCCTACGGTACGGGTGAGGCTGCCCCACGTAAATGCTGTTACGGGCGTGTTTTCGATCCATTATCCCTGATCTTTTTTATTCTGCCTGTGCTTGTTACCGGTGGTATTTATGTGGCGTATATGGTTCTGCTTGAGCATAGTTTGAAACTCTGGCTCGGCTGA
- the tssK gene encoding type VI secretion system baseplate subunit TssK has protein sequence MHGDKPLFWHQGLFLQPQHFQLSDLHQLHRFRAMHQYGLPYFRGVTGLKIREGALERRNFEVTEVEVFFEGGHLVNFPGNAILEPRSFDKDWEDGGKPFMVYLGLRKWSFEGGNVAEVEDTSALVNTMFAVSPDPVEQPDLLGSGPSAQLKPMRYVLRLFWEHELDDLGAYEIIPLARLERDVQDVRLDESFIPPCITLNASGWLSILFRDISDQVASRCRRLEQYKNPTGLDSGDLDFTSTVFLLVLRTLNRYAPQLDHYASAPHIHPWHAFGLLRQIIGELSSFSREMSALGEGPDGQKVLPDYDHENIGPCFEKAREIISNILDSLTAGPEFMSQFVFSDPYFTVELPERAFAAGNSFWLLVKTENPDQSLRELMNVAKLSATRGMSNLLARAVHGIGMIHMENLPPGLPRSKGSLCFRIDTESPHWEDVVRSGSLSLYWDSAPSDLAVYIAAMRG, from the coding sequence ATGCACGGCGATAAACCTCTTTTCTGGCATCAGGGATTATTTTTGCAACCGCAGCACTTTCAGCTTTCGGATTTGCACCAGCTGCACCGTTTCCGGGCCATGCACCAGTACGGTCTCCCTTATTTCCGGGGGGTGACCGGGTTGAAAATCCGCGAGGGCGCCCTCGAACGCAGAAATTTTGAAGTAACTGAAGTCGAAGTCTTTTTTGAAGGTGGTCATCTGGTAAATTTTCCGGGAAACGCTATTCTTGAACCGCGTTCTTTTGATAAGGACTGGGAAGACGGCGGCAAGCCGTTCATGGTCTATCTGGGTCTGCGTAAATGGAGCTTTGAAGGCGGCAATGTTGCCGAGGTTGAGGATACTTCCGCTCTGGTTAACACCATGTTTGCGGTTTCCCCGGACCCGGTGGAACAGCCTGATTTACTGGGCAGCGGTCCGTCTGCGCAGCTTAAGCCCATGCGCTATGTTCTGCGCCTGTTCTGGGAACATGAGTTGGATGATCTGGGAGCTTACGAAATAATTCCTCTGGCCCGGCTTGAGCGTGATGTGCAGGACGTGCGGCTTGATGAAAGTTTTATCCCGCCGTGTATCACCCTGAATGCATCGGGCTGGCTGAGTATTCTTTTTCGGGATATCAGTGATCAGGTCGCTTCGCGCTGCCGACGACTGGAGCAGTATAAAAATCCGACAGGCCTTGATTCCGGTGATCTTGATTTCACATCCACAGTATTCCTTTTGGTTTTGCGTACCTTGAACCGCTATGCCCCGCAATTGGATCATTACGCCTCAGCTCCGCATATCCATCCGTGGCACGCGTTCGGGCTGCTGCGTCAGATTATCGGTGAGCTCTCATCTTTTTCACGGGAAATGTCCGCTCTTGGAGAAGGGCCGGACGGACAGAAGGTCCTGCCCGATTATGATCATGAAAACATCGGTCCCTGTTTTGAAAAAGCACGCGAGATCATCAGCAATATTCTGGACAGCCTGACCGCCGGACCGGAATTCATGAGTCAGTTTGTGTTCAGCGATCCATATTTCACCGTGGAATTGCCGGAACGGGCCTTTGCCGCCGGGAACAGCTTCTGGCTTCTGGTCAAGACCGAGAATCCTGATCAGTCCCTGCGTGAACTTATGAATGTCGCCAAGCTTTCGGCAACACGCGGTATGAGCAATCTGCTGGCCCGGGCAGTACACGGCATCGGTATGATCCACATGGAAAATCTGCCTCCCGGATTGCCCAGATCCAAGGGGTCTCTGTGTTTTCGCATTGATACAGAATCACCGCACTGGGAAGATGTGGTCCGTTCGGGAAGTCTTTCTCTTTACTGGGACAGCGCACCAAGTGATCTGGCAGTTTATATCGCCGCTATGAGAGGGTAA
- a CDS encoding type VI secretion lipoprotein TssJ has product MRGRLLILLLLFLMPIYGCGGNKKPVNPTTVTTPASSPEQMKWTYQINAISFKLGVDKNLNQYDGAAHTLLLCFYQLSNLSKFNELAGTSTGVEKMLNCTSFDHSVTQVKREFVQPGQNSTIVMDRAEGTKFIGVVAGYYDLQGKGSRTWQIPMDVSETGMLWWGDTWYAPAKLDGMIILGPHEIQKVGE; this is encoded by the coding sequence GTGCGAGGCAGATTACTGATATTGCTGTTGTTATTTCTTATGCCTATTTACGGCTGTGGCGGGAATAAAAAACCGGTGAATCCCACAACTGTGACCACTCCCGCTTCAAGCCCTGAGCAAATGAAGTGGACCTACCAGATCAATGCCATCTCCTTTAAACTGGGGGTGGATAAAAATCTTAATCAATATGACGGAGCTGCCCATACCCTTTTACTCTGTTTTTACCAGCTTTCAAATCTAAGCAAATTCAATGAGCTGGCCGGAACTTCTACCGGCGTTGAAAAAATGCTCAACTGCACCAGTTTCGACCACAGCGTCACGCAGGTCAAACGTGAGTTCGTCCAGCCGGGACAAAACTCGACCATTGTCATGGACCGGGCCGAGGGAACCAAGTTTATAGGTGTGGTGGCGGGCTATTATGATTTACAGGGCAAGGGATCGCGTACATGGCAGATTCCCATGGATGTCAGCGAAACCGGAATGCTCTGGTGGGGGGATACGTGGTACGCTCCTGCCAAATTGGACGGTATGATAATCCTCGGGCCCCATGAAATACAAAAGGTGGGGGAGTAG
- a CDS encoding type VI secretion system contractile sheath domain-containing protein, protein MHIELPLFSLLVLAPFSPSLESENPPLIKTDPADIDFALAELNPALDISLDRSRFPVASINISISKMADFRPKNISRTAEFKEIVSRMDEAGSPAASPKTHPEKETNVLDDILSMVDSETPKHSTAPPKSPERPKTELLQAIFADPEFRKMESAWRGLEMMARQVPSGSETDVNFTLVPISQNNLPAVLARLEEVYSATPPDLIVMDHGLSNSPRSMDILEKMMNFAEFLITPAMVSFEPSFLELKNWAAVDKLPFIPSLLEGAEYGRWKTLRQQPSAGWIMGCAGNVMGRTMHTPEQGFDNTSLSERGPLWISSVWAAAALCLHSLAKFDRGTLFADHSAIRLEGLPLAEGTRPSPVNPPIGTERIKDFRQSGINTLAFNGDQAFFLGAVSIDGGPLNLRLYLSRLIHFLIILSTEKRDEFVQPESQLTEVVALFLQKQGYASDHVTIKKGESSSTTIPLEISVTPGMDITGNNEPITFGFNW, encoded by the coding sequence ATGCATATAGAACTGCCCCTTTTTTCCTTACTTGTACTGGCCCCTTTTTCACCATCTCTGGAATCGGAGAATCCTCCGCTTATCAAGACTGATCCTGCTGATATAGACTTTGCCCTCGCAGAACTGAATCCCGCTCTCGATATCTCTCTTGACCGCTCCCGCTTCCCGGTCGCAAGCATTAATATCTCGATCAGTAAAATGGCCGATTTCAGGCCGAAGAACATCAGCCGCACGGCTGAATTCAAAGAGATAGTCAGCCGGATGGATGAAGCAGGCTCACCGGCAGCATCGCCGAAAACTCACCCGGAAAAAGAAACCAACGTGCTTGATGATATTCTTTCCATGGTCGACAGCGAAACCCCGAAGCATTCGACGGCGCCACCCAAATCGCCGGAACGTCCTAAGACAGAGCTGTTGCAGGCAATCTTCGCCGACCCTGAATTCAGGAAGATGGAATCCGCATGGCGCGGTCTGGAAATGATGGCACGTCAGGTTCCGTCCGGCAGTGAAACTGACGTTAATTTCACTCTGGTACCCATTTCCCAAAACAATCTTCCAGCCGTATTGGCACGTTTGGAAGAGGTATACAGCGCCACACCCCCGGACCTAATTGTAATGGATCACGGGTTGAGCAATAGCCCGCGATCCATGGACATACTTGAAAAAATGATGAATTTCGCGGAATTTTTGATCACGCCGGCGATGGTATCCTTCGAGCCTAGTTTTCTTGAGCTGAAAAACTGGGCCGCAGTGGATAAACTTCCGTTTATTCCCTCCCTGCTGGAAGGAGCGGAATACGGACGCTGGAAAACCCTGCGCCAGCAGCCCTCCGCGGGCTGGATCATGGGGTGCGCCGGAAATGTAATGGGAAGAACCATGCATACCCCGGAACAGGGATTTGACAACACATCACTTTCCGAACGGGGACCGCTCTGGATAAGTTCAGTCTGGGCAGCGGCCGCTCTTTGTCTGCACAGCCTCGCCAAATTCGACAGGGGGACTCTCTTTGCCGACCATTCCGCCATACGGCTGGAAGGATTACCTCTTGCTGAAGGGACAAGACCAAGTCCGGTCAACCCTCCTATCGGAACCGAACGCATCAAGGATTTCCGGCAGTCCGGCATCAATACGCTCGCCTTCAACGGAGATCAGGCTTTTTTTCTGGGGGCTGTTTCCATCGACGGAGGACCGCTTAACCTGCGCCTGTACCTTTCAAGATTGATCCATTTTCTTATCATACTGTCTACTGAGAAACGTGATGAGTTCGTTCAACCGGAATCTCAACTCACTGAAGTGGTTGCTTTATTCCTGCAAAAACAAGGCTACGCCTCGGACCACGTGACCATTAAAAAAGGAGAATCTTCATCAACGACGATCCCCCTTGAAATTTCCGTGACTCCGGGAATGGATATCACCGGGAACAACGAACCGATAACCTTCGGCTTCAACTGGTAA
- a CDS encoding DUF4150 domain-containing protein, giving the protein MFALTMGAGMDMGFPDVCLTPAGPVPVPIPYPNIAESATSAPAAYNVLCDCMPTLNQVSLGLVSEGDEPGVEMGVVSHLESGQTEYLVGCITILADGIPVQRLTSVTGQNCLAVLPNAPGICSVPSQVTVLTLG; this is encoded by the coding sequence ATGTTTGCGCTTACTATGGGAGCCGGGATGGATATGGGTTTTCCTGATGTCTGCCTGACTCCGGCGGGTCCTGTTCCTGTGCCGATCCCCTATCCGAATATTGCCGAGTCGGCCACGTCTGCTCCGGCGGCGTATAATGTGCTTTGCGACTGCATGCCGACCCTTAATCAGGTTTCACTCGGGCTGGTCAGTGAAGGCGATGAACCCGGTGTTGAAATGGGTGTGGTTTCGCATCTGGAATCAGGGCAGACGGAGTACCTTGTCGGCTGCATTACTATCCTTGCCGATGGCATTCCCGTCCAGCGATTGACCAGTGTAACCGGTCAGAACTGTCTTGCGGTGCTGCCCAACGCACCCGGAATTTGTTCTGTGCCAAGTCAGGTGACGGTTTTAACTCTTGGATAA
- a CDS encoding DUF3540 domain-containing protein yields the protein MNNLVKKHEAATPQLEYGRVILADGGVVVETSLGELEAQKAVSCLVCPEVGDSVLVSVDKQGGVWILSVLSRAAETVTSLEVDGDVALRSKNGSLSIVADNELNCISDKAALHSNEVEISAGRVSLTSRLFSSNVERVKKVAGTVDEVSREFTRRAVNYFRFTREHEDCQAESRRQLVDETLTVQSKNTMIVSEEHVKIDGELIHMG from the coding sequence ATGAATAATCTGGTTAAGAAACATGAGGCAGCCACACCCCAGCTTGAGTATGGCCGGGTGATTCTGGCTGATGGCGGTGTTGTGGTTGAAACTTCCCTTGGCGAGCTTGAAGCGCAAAAGGCGGTAAGTTGTCTGGTCTGTCCGGAAGTGGGCGATAGTGTTCTCGTCTCTGTAGATAAGCAGGGCGGCGTCTGGATTTTGTCCGTGCTGAGCCGGGCGGCTGAGACTGTCACATCTTTGGAAGTTGATGGTGATGTCGCGTTACGTAGCAAAAATGGGAGTTTGAGCATCGTTGCGGATAATGAGCTTAACTGCATTAGCGATAAAGCCGCTCTGCATTCCAATGAAGTTGAAATATCTGCGGGCAGAGTTTCGCTTACTTCGCGTTTATTCAGCAGTAATGTGGAACGGGTAAAAAAAGTAGCCGGAACTGTGGATGAGGTCAGCCGTGAATTTACGAGGCGGGCTGTTAATTATTTCCGTTTCACCAGAGAGCATGAGGATTGTCAGGCGGAGTCCCGTCGGCAATTGGTGGACGAAACCCTGACCGTGCAAAGTAAAAATACCATGATCGTTTCCGAGGAACACGTTAAAATAGACGGCGAATTGATTCATATGGGTTAA
- a CDS encoding pentapeptide repeat-containing protein, which yields MSLMNREQILAAIADNRTLRDIDLSGADLSCADLTGGRFHNVKLHGADLSGANILKTGFKNCEFNEARFKGTELTKVNLQGMCFAGAYFEDAKIHMSTLQKTDFSGADLSGAELTWSMAQHSSFKGANMRSMKIVKTVLSHSDMDGVDFFGANLDRVVFNGSSFKNTKFKGGTYFKMMMRGADLENQDISGQLFSQVLLDSANLRGANLSGADLTMSNFMGADLTGADLSGAVLRSCMLSGASLREADCRHADMTKSYFGSVDATLADFSGAIMVHAIFSKANCQAAKFVGTSLQHSDFSHADLTHADFSRASMYRAKLHRIIEKDTHWDGASLIMLQGTDKDMEEAENWVHN from the coding sequence ATGAGCTTAATGAATCGAGAGCAGATATTGGCGGCCATCGCGGATAACCGGACTTTGCGCGATATTGATCTTTCTGGGGCGGACCTTTCCTGTGCCGATCTCACCGGGGGGCGATTTCACAATGTAAAATTGCATGGCGCGGATTTATCCGGGGCCAACATTCTAAAAACCGGATTCAAGAATTGCGAATTCAATGAAGCCCGGTTCAAAGGCACGGAGCTGACCAAGGTCAATCTTCAGGGAATGTGCTTTGCCGGAGCCTATTTTGAAGATGCCAAAATTCACATGTCCACATTGCAGAAGACCGATTTCAGTGGTGCGGATTTATCAGGGGCGGAGCTGACGTGGTCCATGGCTCAGCATTCCAGTTTTAAGGGCGCGAACATGCGTTCCATGAAGATAGTCAAGACCGTGCTGTCCCATTCAGATATGGACGGTGTCGATTTTTTCGGAGCAAATCTGGATCGTGTGGTTTTTAACGGCTCTTCGTTCAAGAATACGAAATTCAAGGGCGGAACTTATTTCAAGATGATGATGCGCGGCGCAGATCTGGAAAATCAGGATATTTCCGGCCAACTCTTCTCACAGGTCTTGCTGGACAGCGCAAATCTGCGCGGCGCGAATCTTTCCGGTGCTGACCTGACCATGTCCAATTTTATGGGTGCGGATCTTACAGGGGCCGATTTGTCCGGTGCTGTATTGCGTAGCTGCATGTTAAGTGGGGCTTCCCTGCGTGAGGCCGACTGCCGTCATGCGGATATGACCAAGTCTTATTTCGGATCGGTTGATGCTACTCTTGCTGATTTCAGCGGGGCGATCATGGTGCACGCTATTTTCAGCAAGGCCAATTGTCAGGCCGCAAAGTTTGTAGGAACCAGTCTGCAGCATTCTGATTTTTCGCATGCGGACCTGACCCATGCCGATTTCAGCCGGGCTTCCATGTACCGGGCCAAGCTGCATCGTATCATTGAGAAGGATACCCACTGGGACGGTGCGTCTCTGATAATGCTGCAGGGTACGGATAAAGATATGGAAGAAGCCGAAAACTGGGTGCATAATTAA